From a single Kitasatospora azatica KCTC 9699 genomic region:
- a CDS encoding cyclodeaminase/cyclohydrolase family protein produces MRDETISEFLDRLADRVPAPGGGASAALHAAQAAALLGMVARYSTGEKYAAHQAVVDRIIRESDLLRGRALTLAEQDAAAFTAVTEAYRLPKEDEPARAARSAAIAQALAGAARPPAEVITAALDAVELAETLLPIGNPNVITDVAAAAEAARAAATTARVNVEVNLSGIKDERTRGALLAGTARVDEIAARAELVTAAVRAEIAK; encoded by the coding sequence GTGCGCGACGAGACGATCAGTGAGTTCCTGGACCGCCTGGCCGACCGGGTACCAGCCCCCGGCGGCGGCGCGTCGGCCGCGCTGCACGCCGCCCAGGCGGCGGCCCTGCTGGGGATGGTGGCCCGGTACAGCACCGGGGAGAAGTACGCGGCGCACCAGGCGGTGGTGGACCGGATCATCCGGGAGAGCGACCTGCTGCGCGGACGCGCGCTGACCCTGGCCGAACAGGACGCGGCCGCGTTCACCGCCGTCACCGAGGCCTACCGGCTGCCCAAGGAGGACGAGCCGGCCAGGGCCGCCCGTTCGGCGGCGATCGCGCAGGCACTGGCCGGGGCCGCCCGGCCGCCGGCCGAGGTGATCACCGCCGCCCTGGACGCCGTCGAGCTGGCCGAGACGCTGCTGCCGATCGGCAACCCGAACGTGATCACCGATGTGGCGGCCGCCGCCGAGGCGGCCCGGGCCGCGGCGACCACCGCGCGGGTCAATGTGGAGGTCAACCTGTCCGGGATCAAGGACGAGCGCACCCGGGGCGCGCTGCTGGCCGGGACCGCCCGGGTGGACGAGATCGCCGCCCGCGCCGAGCTGGTCACCGCGGCCGTCCGAGCGGAGATCGCCAAGTGA
- a CDS encoding NAD(P)H-quinone oxidoreductase: protein MYAITIPEPGGPDALVWTKVPDPVPGEGEVLVEVAATAVNRADLLQRQGFYNPPPGASPYPGLECSGRIAALGPGVAGWAVGDEVCALLAGGGYAEKVAVPVGQLLPIPRGLGLVAAAALPEVTATVWSNLFMVAHLHPGETVLLHGGASGIGTMATQLAKAVGAKVLVTAGGAKKLARCAELGADVGINYREQDFVEVAHEVTDGHGVDVILDIMGAKYLQRNVDALATAGRLVIIGLQGGVKGELDLATLLRKRAAVVATSLRPRPLAEKAAIVAAVREHVWPLIESGVVKPVIDRVLPLTEVAEAHRALEAGEQVGKVVLQA, encoded by the coding sequence ATGTACGCAATCACGATTCCCGAGCCCGGCGGACCCGACGCACTGGTGTGGACCAAGGTCCCCGACCCGGTGCCCGGCGAGGGCGAGGTGCTGGTCGAGGTGGCCGCCACCGCCGTCAACCGGGCCGACCTGTTGCAGCGTCAGGGCTTCTACAACCCGCCGCCGGGAGCCTCGCCCTACCCGGGCCTGGAGTGCTCGGGGCGGATCGCCGCGCTCGGCCCCGGCGTCGCCGGCTGGGCGGTCGGCGACGAGGTCTGCGCGCTGCTGGCCGGCGGCGGCTACGCGGAGAAGGTGGCCGTCCCGGTCGGCCAACTGCTGCCGATCCCGCGCGGCCTGGGACTGGTCGCCGCCGCCGCGCTGCCGGAAGTCACCGCCACCGTCTGGTCCAACCTCTTCATGGTCGCCCACCTGCACCCCGGCGAGACCGTGCTGCTGCACGGCGGCGCGAGCGGGATCGGCACCATGGCGACCCAGCTGGCCAAGGCGGTCGGCGCCAAGGTGCTGGTCACCGCGGGGGGCGCGAAGAAGCTGGCGCGGTGCGCGGAGCTGGGCGCGGACGTCGGGATCAACTACCGCGAGCAGGACTTCGTGGAGGTGGCCCACGAGGTCACGGACGGCCACGGGGTGGACGTGATCCTGGACATCATGGGCGCCAAGTACCTGCAGCGGAACGTGGACGCGCTGGCGACGGCCGGACGGCTGGTGATCATCGGTCTGCAGGGCGGGGTGAAGGGCGAGCTGGACCTGGCCACCCTGCTGCGCAAGCGGGCCGCGGTGGTGGCGACCTCGCTGCGGCCGCGCCCGTTGGCGGAGAAGGCGGCGATCGTGGCGGCGGTGCGCGAGCACGTCTGGCCGCTGATCGAGTCGGGAGTGGTGAAGCCGGTGATCGACCGGGTGCTGCCGCTCACCGAGGTGGCGGAGGCGCACCGGGCGCTGGAGGCGGGGGAGCAGGTCGGGAAGGTGGTGCTGCAGGCCTGA
- a CDS encoding bacterial proteasome activator family protein codes for MTKPLNERPEHEPYQGSARSDGPGESPQVLIVGPDGMAVGTAPGAGGRAFARTGEEGEHHRELPVTEMVEQPAKVMRIGSMIKQLLEEVRAAPLDEASRARLKDIHASSIKELELGLAPELVEELERLSLPFTEDTIPTEAELRIAQAQLVGWLEGLFHGIQTALFAQQMAARAQLEQMRRALPPGSLPDQDFDEPGEGRGLRSGPYL; via the coding sequence ATGACGAAGCCGCTGAACGAACGGCCCGAGCACGAGCCGTACCAGGGATCCGCGCGATCGGACGGTCCGGGGGAGAGTCCGCAGGTGCTGATCGTCGGCCCGGACGGCATGGCCGTGGGCACGGCCCCGGGCGCCGGCGGGCGGGCTTTCGCCCGCACGGGTGAGGAGGGGGAGCACCACCGCGAACTGCCGGTGACCGAGATGGTCGAGCAGCCGGCCAAGGTGATGCGGATCGGCAGCATGATCAAGCAGCTGCTGGAGGAGGTCCGGGCGGCTCCGCTCGACGAGGCCAGCCGGGCCCGACTGAAGGACATCCACGCCAGCTCGATCAAGGAGTTGGAGCTGGGCCTCGCCCCGGAGTTGGTGGAGGAGCTGGAGCGGCTCTCGCTCCCGTTCACCGAGGACACCATCCCCACCGAAGCCGAGCTGCGGATCGCCCAGGCCCAGTTGGTCGGCTGGCTGGAGGGGCTCTTCCACGGCATCCAGACCGCGCTGTTCGCCCAGCAGATGGCAGCGCGCGCCCAGCTTGAGCAGATGCGCCGGGCACTGCCGCCGGGCAGCCTGCCCGACCAGGACTTCGACGAGCCGGGCGAGGGCCGCGGCCTCCGTTCGGGTCCGTACCTGTAG
- a CDS encoding protein kinase domain-containing protein: MSEDGSTGVDQSQGQLQSLGNGRYVLQHLLGQGGMASVHLAHDTVLGRPVAIKTLHTELGREASFRERFRREAQAVARLQHTNIVTVYDSGEEVASDGATVPYIVMEYVEGQSLRDVLNQAISEHGAMPTEQALKITAAVLAALDVSHDQGLVHRDIKPGNVMVNTKGVVKVMDFGIARAMQSGVSSMTQTGMVVGTPQYLSPEQALGKSVDARSDLYSVGCMLFELLTGQLPFDGDSPFSIAYKHVQEEPPTTSSLNRAVTPAVDALVTRSLRKDPAHRFPTAEAMREEVERVASGEKAGASPLMASPLVISEGPRAAHHSSLANFPPVSGDIRTPTPQVQQPYQPPQAPPYGPQTPPPAAPYGPRTPQPFAQPGYQTPPPAQPGYQTPPPAQPGYQTPPPAQPYQTPAPQAYQTPPAFPQQAHTPAPMPRPVVPQAPYAPVKANNNNGCSTALVVVGVIIGLIVLIVIIIAIVATKTSSSTSLPALPTVLSQLQTGPGPN, from the coding sequence ATGAGCGAGGACGGCAGCACCGGAGTGGACCAGTCACAGGGGCAGCTCCAGTCGCTGGGCAACGGCCGCTATGTGCTGCAGCACCTGCTGGGGCAGGGCGGCATGGCCTCGGTCCACCTGGCCCACGACACCGTGCTGGGTCGCCCGGTCGCGATCAAGACGCTGCACACCGAGCTGGGCCGCGAGGCCTCCTTCCGGGAGCGTTTCCGCCGCGAGGCGCAGGCCGTCGCGCGGCTGCAGCACACCAACATCGTCACGGTCTACGACAGTGGCGAGGAAGTCGCCAGTGACGGCGCGACCGTGCCGTACATCGTGATGGAGTACGTCGAGGGCCAGTCGCTGCGCGACGTGCTGAACCAGGCGATCTCCGAGCACGGTGCGATGCCCACTGAGCAGGCGCTGAAGATCACCGCCGCGGTGCTGGCCGCACTGGACGTCTCGCACGACCAGGGGCTGGTGCACCGCGACATCAAGCCGGGCAACGTCATGGTGAACACCAAGGGCGTGGTCAAGGTGATGGACTTCGGCATCGCCCGGGCCATGCAGTCGGGGGTCTCCTCGATGACCCAGACCGGCATGGTGGTCGGCACCCCGCAGTACCTCTCGCCCGAGCAGGCGCTGGGCAAGAGCGTGGACGCCCGATCCGACCTGTACTCGGTCGGCTGCATGCTCTTCGAGCTGCTCACCGGGCAGCTGCCGTTCGACGGGGACTCGCCGTTCTCGATCGCCTACAAGCACGTGCAGGAGGAGCCGCCGACCACCTCCTCGCTGAACCGCGCGGTGACCCCGGCGGTGGACGCGCTGGTGACCCGCTCGCTGCGCAAGGACCCGGCGCACCGGTTCCCGACCGCCGAGGCGATGCGCGAGGAGGTCGAGCGGGTCGCGTCCGGCGAGAAGGCGGGCGCCTCTCCGCTGATGGCCTCGCCGCTAGTGATCAGCGAGGGCCCGCGGGCCGCGCACCACTCCTCGCTGGCCAACTTCCCGCCGGTCTCCGGGGACATCCGCACCCCCACGCCGCAGGTCCAGCAGCCGTACCAGCCGCCGCAGGCGCCGCCGTACGGGCCGCAGACCCCGCCGCCGGCCGCCCCGTACGGCCCGCGCACCCCGCAGCCGTTCGCGCAGCCGGGCTACCAGACCCCGCCGCCGGCCCAGCCCGGCTACCAGACGCCGCCGCCGGCCCAGCCCGGCTACCAGACGCCGCCGCCGGCCCAGCCGTACCAGACCCCGGCCCCGCAGGCGTACCAGACCCCGCCGGCCTTCCCGCAGCAGGCGCACACCCCGGCACCGATGCCCCGGCCGGTCGTCCCGCAGGCGCCGTACGCGCCGGTGAAGGCCAACAACAACAACGGCTGCTCGACCGCCCTGGTGGTGGTCGGTGTGATCATCGGCCTGATCGTGCTGATTGTGATCATCATCGCCATTGTGGCCACCAAGACCTCGAGTTCCACCAGCCTGCCCGCACTGCCGACCGTGCTCTCCCAGCTCCAGACCGGTCCGGGGCCGAACTAG
- a CDS encoding protein kinase domain-containing protein, translating into MAQTQQPGDGEGEHTPSSGSGPVAPDDAVTRETPLPSGAEETTAARALGQPPGAPYGGPATPGRGMAAALGTLGDGRYRLTHRLGRGGMAEVLAAQDIRLGRAVAVKLLRTELAQDEVARQRFTREAHSVASLNHHSIVAVYDTGEELLGGESTPYIVMELVEGRTVRELLVAEQEPPVDQALIIIAGVLEALDYSHRHGIVHRDIKPANVIITTTGAVKVMDFGIARALSGGATTMTQTGMVMGTPQYLSPEQALGKPVDHRSDLYAAGCMLYELLTLRPPFTGDTPLSVVYQHVQDPPVPPSEAHHRVPWQFDALVLRALAKNPDDRFQSADEFRAHVQHALREMHGAGGGYPTTVLGAAGPGTPGEGTAMTELLGGLPSERTTVLPYGAATPSWAGGPGGGGTGGGGRPGGGGGGDGDGYDDRQPPPRGRRKALAWAAGIVLVAAAGIGAAVAANGGGDHNGNPTVPSTSASVPQSPSDQPSTPSASPTPSPTPTRTRTPSLPPTDYPPQTPSQPTTRSSHSSSPTATASGSPSATGSATSSPTATGSATATGSATSPTSAPTGSTGAPPPTASTHPTATGG; encoded by the coding sequence ATGGCACAGACGCAGCAGCCGGGCGATGGCGAGGGGGAGCACACGCCCTCCTCCGGCAGCGGCCCCGTCGCCCCTGACGACGCCGTCACGCGCGAGACCCCCCTGCCCTCCGGGGCCGAGGAGACCACCGCCGCCCGCGCGCTCGGCCAGCCGCCCGGCGCGCCCTACGGCGGCCCGGCCACGCCCGGCCGGGGCATGGCGGCGGCGCTCGGCACCCTCGGCGACGGCCGCTACCGGCTGACCCACCGGCTCGGCCGGGGTGGCATGGCCGAGGTGCTGGCCGCCCAGGACATCCGGCTCGGGCGAGCGGTCGCGGTCAAGCTGCTCCGCACCGAGCTGGCCCAGGACGAGGTGGCCCGCCAGCGGTTCACCCGTGAGGCGCACTCGGTGGCCTCGCTCAACCACCACTCGATCGTCGCGGTCTACGACACCGGCGAGGAGCTGCTCGGCGGCGAGTCCACGCCGTACATCGTGATGGAGCTGGTCGAGGGCCGCACCGTCCGCGAGCTGCTGGTGGCCGAGCAGGAGCCGCCGGTCGACCAGGCGCTGATCATCATCGCCGGGGTGCTGGAGGCGCTGGACTACAGCCACCGGCACGGCATCGTGCACCGTGACATCAAGCCGGCCAACGTGATCATCACGACCACCGGCGCGGTCAAGGTGATGGACTTCGGCATCGCCCGGGCGCTGTCCGGCGGAGCCACCACGATGACCCAGACCGGCATGGTGATGGGCACCCCGCAGTACCTCTCGCCCGAGCAGGCGCTGGGCAAGCCGGTCGACCACCGCTCCGACCTGTACGCGGCCGGCTGCATGCTCTACGAGCTGCTGACGCTGCGCCCGCCGTTCACCGGGGACACCCCGCTCTCGGTGGTCTACCAGCACGTCCAGGACCCGCCGGTGCCGCCCTCCGAGGCCCACCACCGGGTGCCCTGGCAGTTCGACGCGCTGGTGCTGCGCGCGCTGGCGAAGAACCCGGACGACCGGTTCCAGAGCGCCGACGAGTTCCGCGCCCATGTGCAGCACGCGCTGCGCGAGATGCACGGCGCCGGGGGCGGCTACCCGACCACCGTGCTGGGCGCCGCCGGCCCGGGCACGCCGGGCGAGGGCACCGCGATGACCGAGCTGCTCGGCGGCCTGCCGAGCGAGCGGACCACCGTGCTGCCGTACGGCGCCGCGACCCCGAGCTGGGCCGGTGGCCCGGGCGGTGGCGGCACCGGCGGTGGCGGTCGCCCCGGCGGCGGTGGCGGCGGTGACGGTGACGGCTACGACGACCGGCAGCCGCCCCCGCGCGGTCGGCGCAAGGCGCTGGCCTGGGCGGCCGGCATCGTGCTGGTCGCGGCGGCCGGGATCGGCGCCGCGGTGGCCGCCAACGGCGGCGGCGACCACAACGGCAACCCGACGGTGCCCAGCACCTCGGCCTCGGTGCCGCAGTCGCCGAGCGACCAGCCGAGCACACCGAGCGCCTCGCCCACCCCGTCGCCGACGCCGACCCGGACCCGGACGCCGAGTCTGCCGCCGACCGACTACCCGCCGCAGACACCGAGCCAGCCCACCACCCGGTCGAGCCACTCCAGCTCGCCGACCGCCACGGCCAGCGGCTCGCCGTCCGCGACCGGCTCGGCCACCTCCTCGCCCACCGCGACGGGCTCGGCCACCGCCACCGGCAGTGCCACCTCGCCCACCAGCGCCCCGACCGGCAGCACGGGCGCGCCGCCGCCCACCGCCAGCACGCACCCGACGGCCACCGGCGGCTGA
- a CDS encoding phosphotransferase gives MEVISQLLRGYRAGRLLTVEPVAEGLLNRGYRITTTTGGYFLKCYVDRATATPAAITAQHRATAALAARGLPVPPPLADRTGRTVTDRDGRRFALYPWVTGSHRTGAELTGPQCAELGALLGRLHGALAQVCAPVTQPLALATADPAATAELITELRRLATRQRPYRAFDRLAERRLAERLDLLAAHRHRRPADTAFGRCGWVHGDFHGLNLLYRDGQPAAVLDWDRLRVRPRAEEAVRAATLIFNHPVTGELDLARVRRYARGYRAAAGAGVEELRPAVHRVWWERLNDFWMLQWHYHRADPRADPLFPAAAAQTVWWCQEYEQVLDAFVN, from the coding sequence GTGGAGGTGATCTCCCAGCTGCTGCGCGGCTACCGGGCCGGCCGGCTGCTCACCGTCGAGCCGGTGGCCGAGGGGCTGCTCAACCGCGGCTACCGGATCACCACCACCACCGGTGGTTACTTCCTCAAGTGCTACGTGGACCGGGCCACCGCCACCCCCGCCGCGATCACCGCCCAGCACCGGGCCACCGCCGCGCTGGCCGCCCGCGGCCTGCCGGTGCCGCCCCCGCTGGCCGATCGGACCGGGCGGACCGTCACCGACCGGGACGGCCGCCGGTTCGCGCTCTACCCCTGGGTGACCGGCTCGCACCGCACCGGAGCCGAGCTGACCGGACCGCAGTGCGCGGAGCTCGGCGCGCTGCTCGGCCGACTGCACGGCGCACTCGCCCAGGTCTGCGCCCCCGTCACACAGCCGCTCGCGCTGGCCACCGCCGATCCGGCCGCGACCGCCGAGCTGATCACCGAACTGCGCCGGCTGGCCACCCGGCAGCGCCCGTACCGCGCCTTCGACCGGCTGGCCGAACGGCGACTGGCCGAACGGCTCGACCTGCTGGCCGCGCACCGGCACCGACGCCCCGCCGACACCGCCTTCGGGCGCTGCGGCTGGGTGCACGGCGACTTCCACGGGCTCAACCTGCTGTACCGGGACGGACAGCCGGCGGCCGTGCTCGACTGGGACCGGCTGCGGGTGCGCCCGCGCGCCGAGGAGGCGGTGCGGGCCGCCACGCTGATCTTCAACCACCCGGTGACCGGCGAACTGGACCTGGCCCGGGTGCGCCGCTACGCCCGCGGCTACCGGGCGGCGGCCGGTGCCGGCGTCGAGGAGCTGCGGCCGGCCGTGCACCGGGTCTGGTGGGAGCGGCTCAACGACTTCTGGATGCTGCAGTGGCACTACCACCGGGCCGACCCGCGCGCGGACCCGCTCTTCCCGGCCGCCGCCGCGCAGACGGTCTGGTGGTGCCAGGAGTACGAGCAGGTCCTCGACGCCTTCGTGAACTGA
- a CDS encoding response regulator codes for MTGNGQIRVFLLDDHEVVRRGVHELLSVEPDIEVVGEAGTAAEALSRIPAVNPDVAVLDVRLPDGNGVEVCREIRSRRPEIRCLMLTSFSDDEALFDSIMAGASGYVLKAIRGTDLLSAVRDVAAGKSLLDPVATSRVLERLRAGGEQEDEKLAQLTKQERRILDLIGEGMTNRQIGNELHLAEKTVKNYVSSLLAKMGMARRTQAAAYVARLPRTGQY; via the coding sequence ATGACTGGAAACGGGCAAATCAGGGTTTTCCTGCTGGACGATCACGAGGTGGTCCGCCGCGGTGTCCATGAGCTCCTCTCGGTCGAGCCGGACATCGAGGTGGTCGGCGAGGCCGGCACCGCCGCCGAGGCGCTCAGCCGGATCCCGGCGGTCAACCCCGACGTCGCGGTGCTGGACGTGCGGCTGCCCGACGGCAACGGCGTGGAGGTCTGCCGGGAGATCCGCTCCCGCCGCCCCGAGATCCGCTGCCTGATGCTCACCTCCTTCTCCGACGACGAGGCGCTCTTCGACTCGATCATGGCCGGGGCCTCGGGCTACGTGCTCAAGGCGATCCGCGGCACCGACCTGCTCTCCGCGGTGCGCGACGTGGCGGCCGGCAAGTCGCTGCTCGATCCGGTGGCCACCAGCCGGGTGCTGGAGCGGCTGCGCGCCGGCGGCGAGCAGGAGGACGAGAAGCTCGCCCAGCTCACCAAGCAGGAGCGGCGGATCCTGGACCTGATCGGCGAGGGGATGACCAACCGGCAGATCGGCAACGAGCTGCACCTGGCCGAGAAGACGGTGAAGAACTACGTCTCCAGCCTGCTGGCCAAAATGGGCATGGCACGGCGCACCCAGGCGGCCGCCTATGTCGCCCGACTGCCCCGCACCGGCCAGTACTGA
- the pdhA gene encoding pyruvate dehydrogenase (acetyl-transferring) E1 component subunit alpha, giving the protein MTVKSTSRARKKAAPGVTDSLRTGKDAPAELVQLLTPEGERVEHPDFPLTVTPDELRSLYRDLVLVRRFDAEATALQRQGELGLWASLLGQEAAQVGSGRAMREKDYAFPTYREHGVAWCRGVDPLNLLGMFRGVNHGGWDPNEKNFHLYTIVIGSQTLHATGYAMGITKDGAEDAVIAYFGDGASSQGDVNEAFTFASVYNAPVVFFCQNNQWAISEPTTNQTKIPLYRRAAGFGFPGVRVDGNDVLACLAVTRWALDHARTGSGPVLIEAFTYRMGAHTTSDDPTRYRATEETEAWKAKDPISRLKAHLEREGLADEEFFAAVDAESETLGLRVREGVRSMPDPDPTLIFDHVYAEPHALVAEERAEYVAYAQSFEGGE; this is encoded by the coding sequence GTGACCGTCAAAAGCACGTCGAGGGCGCGCAAGAAGGCCGCCCCCGGCGTCACCGACAGCCTCCGCACGGGGAAGGACGCCCCTGCCGAGCTCGTCCAGCTGCTCACCCCCGAGGGTGAGCGGGTGGAACACCCGGACTTCCCGCTGACCGTCACCCCCGACGAGCTGCGCTCCCTCTACCGGGACCTGGTCCTGGTGCGTCGCTTCGACGCCGAGGCCACCGCGCTGCAGCGCCAGGGAGAGCTGGGCCTGTGGGCCTCGCTGCTCGGCCAGGAGGCGGCCCAGGTCGGCAGCGGCCGCGCGATGCGCGAGAAGGACTACGCCTTCCCGACCTACCGCGAGCACGGCGTCGCCTGGTGCCGCGGGGTGGACCCGCTCAACCTGCTCGGGATGTTCCGCGGCGTGAACCACGGCGGCTGGGACCCGAACGAGAAGAACTTCCACCTCTACACCATCGTGATCGGCTCGCAGACGCTGCACGCGACCGGCTACGCGATGGGCATCACCAAGGACGGCGCGGAGGACGCGGTGATCGCCTACTTCGGCGACGGCGCCTCCAGCCAGGGCGATGTCAACGAGGCCTTCACCTTCGCCTCGGTCTACAACGCGCCGGTGGTCTTCTTCTGCCAGAACAACCAGTGGGCGATCTCCGAGCCGACCACCAACCAGACGAAGATCCCGCTCTACCGGCGGGCCGCCGGCTTCGGCTTCCCCGGTGTCCGGGTGGACGGCAACGACGTGCTGGCCTGCCTGGCGGTCACCCGCTGGGCGCTGGACCACGCCCGTACCGGCAGTGGCCCGGTGCTGATCGAGGCCTTCACCTACCGGATGGGCGCGCACACCACCTCGGACGACCCGACCCGCTACCGCGCGACCGAGGAGACCGAGGCCTGGAAGGCCAAGGACCCGATCTCCCGGCTCAAGGCGCACCTGGAGCGCGAGGGCCTGGCCGACGAGGAGTTCTTCGCCGCGGTGGACGCCGAGAGCGAGACCCTGGGCCTGCGGGTGCGCGAGGGCGTGCGCTCGATGCCGGACCCGGACCCGACCCTGATCTTCGACCACGTGTACGCCGAGCCGCACGCCCTGGTGGCCGAGGAACGGGCCGAGTACGTGGCGTACGCGCAGTCCTTCGAGGGTGGGGAGTAG
- a CDS encoding alpha-ketoacid dehydrogenase subunit beta: protein MSKLTMSKAINEGLRNCLETDPKTLIMGEDVGKLGGVFRVTDGLQKDFGEDRVIDTPLAESGIVGTAIGLALRGYRPIVEIQFDGFVYPAFDQIVTQLAKMHARALGHIKLPVTIRIPYAGGIGAVEHHSESHEAYFAHTAGLRVVTPSNPDDAYWMLRQSVESDDPVIFLEPKARYWDKAELSAAPALDLHAAKVVRPGTDLTLLAYGPMVKTCLEAATAAEQDGHRIEVVDLRSLSPIDFATLEESVKRTGRAVVVHEAPVFMGMGAELAARLTEKCFYHLEAPVLRVGGYHAPYPPSRVEEQFLPDLDRVLDAVDRALAF from the coding sequence ATGTCCAAGCTCACCATGTCGAAGGCCATCAACGAGGGCCTGCGCAACTGCCTGGAGACCGACCCCAAGACCCTGATCATGGGCGAGGACGTCGGAAAGCTCGGCGGCGTCTTCCGGGTCACCGACGGCCTGCAGAAGGACTTCGGCGAGGACCGGGTGATCGACACCCCGCTCGCCGAGTCCGGCATCGTCGGCACCGCGATCGGCCTCGCGCTGCGCGGCTACCGGCCGATCGTGGAGATCCAGTTCGACGGCTTCGTCTACCCGGCCTTCGACCAGATCGTCACCCAGCTGGCCAAGATGCACGCCCGCGCGCTCGGCCACATCAAGCTGCCGGTCACCATCCGGATCCCGTACGCGGGTGGCATCGGCGCCGTCGAGCACCACAGCGAGTCGCACGAGGCGTACTTCGCGCACACCGCGGGCCTGCGGGTGGTCACCCCGTCCAACCCGGACGACGCGTACTGGATGCTGCGTCAGTCGGTGGAGTCCGACGACCCGGTGATCTTCCTCGAGCCGAAGGCCCGTTACTGGGACAAGGCCGAGCTCAGCGCGGCCCCCGCGCTGGACCTGCACGCCGCGAAGGTGGTCCGCCCGGGCACCGACCTGACCCTGCTCGCCTACGGGCCGATGGTGAAGACCTGCCTGGAGGCCGCCACGGCCGCCGAGCAGGACGGGCACCGGATCGAGGTGGTCGACCTGCGCTCGCTCTCGCCGATCGACTTCGCCACCCTGGAGGAGTCGGTCAAGCGGACCGGCCGGGCCGTGGTGGTGCACGAGGCACCGGTCTTCATGGGCATGGGCGCCGAGCTGGCCGCCCGGCTCACCGAGAAGTGCTTCTACCACCTGGAGGCGCCGGTCCTGCGGGTCGGCGGCTACCACGCGCCGTACCCGCCGTCCCGGGTCGAGGAGCAGTTCCTGCCCGACCTGGACCGGGTGCTGGACGCCGTCGACCGCGCGCTGGCGTTCTGA
- a CDS encoding dihydrolipoamide acetyltransferase family protein, with amino-acid sequence MTTDVTSLREFKMPDVGEGLTEAEILKWYVQPGDTVTDGQIVCEVETAKAAVELPIPFNGTVEALHFPEGATVDVGTVIIAVAVAGAAPAPAAAVAAPVVAPAATPAAAPAEAEPERREVLVGYGPRTGGVQRRARRTTAAAAPAARPVPAPAPVAAPAAVPVQLPAQPVGERPLAKPPVRKLAKDLGVDLRSVVATGPDGIITREDVHAAAAPAPVVAPVVVEQPAAVPAPVLSTGLDVRVPVKGVRKATAQAMVASAFTAPHVTEFVQVDVTRTMKLVRTLKETGELGQGVRVSPLLLVAKALLTAIKRHPEVNASWDEASQEIVLKGQVNLGIAAATPRGLIVPNIKNAGALTLSGLAVELGTLIDTARQGKTSPADMAGGSVTITNVGVFGVDTGTPILNPGEAAILAFGAVRELPWVHKGRVVPRQVTTLALSFDHRLVDGELGSKVLADTAAILERPKRLITWA; translated from the coding sequence ATGACCACCGACGTAACCTCACTCCGTGAGTTCAAGATGCCCGACGTGGGCGAGGGGCTGACCGAGGCCGAGATCCTCAAGTGGTACGTCCAGCCCGGTGACACCGTGACGGACGGCCAGATCGTCTGCGAGGTGGAGACCGCGAAGGCGGCGGTCGAGCTGCCGATCCCGTTCAACGGGACGGTCGAGGCGCTGCACTTCCCCGAGGGCGCGACGGTCGACGTCGGCACCGTGATCATCGCGGTGGCGGTGGCCGGCGCGGCCCCCGCGCCGGCTGCCGCCGTGGCCGCCCCGGTCGTCGCGCCCGCCGCGACGCCGGCCGCCGCTCCGGCCGAGGCCGAGCCCGAGCGCCGCGAGGTGCTGGTCGGCTACGGCCCGCGCACCGGCGGTGTGCAGCGGCGGGCCCGGCGGACGACGGCCGCCGCGGCCCCGGCCGCGCGGCCGGTCCCCGCGCCGGCCCCGGTGGCCGCCCCGGCCGCGGTGCCCGTCCAGCTGCCGGCCCAGCCGGTGGGCGAGCGCCCGCTGGCCAAGCCGCCGGTCCGCAAGCTGGCCAAGGACCTCGGCGTCGACCTGCGCAGCGTGGTGGCGACCGGTCCGGACGGGATCATCACCCGCGAGGACGTGCACGCCGCGGCCGCGCCGGCCCCGGTGGTCGCTCCGGTCGTGGTCGAGCAGCCGGCGGCCGTTCCCGCCCCGGTGCTCTCCACCGGCCTGGACGTGCGGGTCCCGGTCAAGGGCGTCCGCAAGGCCACCGCCCAGGCGATGGTCGCCTCCGCCTTCACCGCGCCGCACGTCACCGAGTTCGTCCAGGTCGACGTCACCCGCACGATGAAGCTGGTGCGCACCCTCAAGGAGACCGGCGAGCTGGGCCAGGGGGTGCGGGTCAGCCCGCTGCTGCTGGTCGCCAAGGCGCTGCTCACCGCGATCAAGCGGCACCCGGAGGTCAACGCCAGCTGGGACGAGGCCAGCCAGGAGATCGTCCTCAAGGGCCAGGTCAACCTGGGCATCGCGGCCGCCACCCCGCGCGGCCTGATCGTGCCGAACATCAAGAACGCCGGCGCGCTCACCCTGTCCGGCCTCGCGGTCGAGCTCGGCACCCTGATCGACACCGCCCGCCAGGGCAAGACCTCCCCGGCCGACATGGCCGGCGGCAGCGTCACCATCACCAACGTCGGCGTCTTCGGCGTCGACACCGGCACCCCGATCCTCAACCCCGGCGAGGCCGCCATCCTGGCCTTCGGCGCGGTCCGGGAACTCCCCTGGGTGCACAAGGGCCGGGTGGTGCCCCGCCAGGTCACCACGCTCGCCCTCTCCTTCGACCACCGCCTGGTCGACGGCGAGCTCGGCTCCAAGGTGCTGGCCGACACGGCCGCCATCCTGGAGCGGCCCAAGCGGCTGATCACCTGGGCCTGA